A window of the Nitrosococcus wardiae genome harbors these coding sequences:
- a CDS encoding DUF883 family protein — protein MADNTPKADNTPKKEVEELKEELSQLREDMGNLVVAVKNLGQSTARATKTKAERELDEMMGKLNQAYIAARRTGEQATESTQDEIEKHPITSLAVAFLAGLITGKLFSQK, from the coding sequence ATGGCAGATAACACCCCTAAAGCAGATAACACACCTAAAAAAGAGGTTGAGGAATTAAAGGAAGAACTTAGCCAGCTTCGAGAAGATATGGGAAATCTAGTTGTAGCCGTTAAGAATCTCGGCCAGAGCACAGCTCGGGCGACAAAAACAAAAGCGGAGCGAGAGCTAGACGAAATGATGGGCAAATTAAACCAGGCTTACATCGCGGCTCGCAGAACTGGAGAACAGGCCACTGAATCAACGCAAGATGAAATTGAGAAACATCCTATCACCAGTCTCGCTGTTGCTTTTTTAGCGGGATTAATCACAGGAAAACTTTTTTCACAAAAATAA
- a CDS encoding phage holin family protein has protein sequence MTALVEIFLAMIELIKAELQQSKMSLFHFIVALTFFLVGIFFFTGALVLILISIGLALNNVLPTPVAVLITGIISILFGVILIFVGRVKIR, from the coding sequence GTGACTGCGCTTGTTGAAATTTTCCTCGCTATGATCGAATTGATCAAAGCGGAATTGCAACAATCAAAAATGAGCCTTTTTCATTTTATTGTTGCTTTAACTTTTTTTTTAGTCGGAATATTTTTCTTTACTGGGGCACTTGTTTTAATTTTAATATCCATTGGGCTCGCGTTAAACAATGTCCTTCCAACGCCTGTAGCTGTACTCATTACAGGGATTATATCGATTTTATTTGGCGTCATTTTAATCTTTGTGGGAAGAGTAAAGATAAGATAA
- a CDS encoding App1 family protein, giving the protein MLKTIAQALRRAVHVLARPVKSDRGRGGIVIQPYRGYGSRKEVFLMGRVFKQRGNISGAQEGALGRDLMDIARRLLRRGIAEAVLTARFQGREQQVIADRDGYFHVHLQSLQPPAEDRLWHHLDLKVIEPLGAMARGDLFIPPSTARYVMISDIDDTVMYTGVANKIKMLWRLFVQGPHSRVAFPGVAAFYRALHNGVAGTEQNPVLYVSRGPWSLYEVLDEFFHLHGIPIGPILFLRDWGFTPRHPFPRRREGHKLALIRDMLALYQEQPFILIGDSGQRDPEIYSQIVQEHPGRVLAIYIRHISHQPERHQEIEALAKEVVNAGSTLLLAADSFAMAEHAVEHGLIAPEAVSEVIKEREQQQGEPDLKPTRKIKRNSQKALERGELEETLEQGDSQDTPPNVVVESEERERRSH; this is encoded by the coding sequence GTGTTAAAGACCATCGCCCAAGCATTACGCAGGGCCGTGCACGTATTAGCTCGTCCCGTCAAAAGTGATCGCGGCCGTGGTGGCATCGTTATCCAGCCCTATCGCGGCTATGGTTCGCGCAAGGAGGTCTTCCTGATGGGCCGCGTTTTTAAACAGCGTGGGAATATTTCAGGAGCACAGGAGGGAGCGCTAGGCCGCGACCTTATGGATATTGCACGGCGGCTTCTGAGGCGGGGAATTGCTGAAGCGGTCCTCACAGCCCGTTTCCAGGGGAGGGAACAGCAAGTGATTGCCGATCGGGATGGCTACTTTCACGTCCATCTGCAATCCCTACAGCCCCCAGCCGAAGATCGTCTCTGGCATCACCTGGATCTCAAAGTCATTGAGCCGCTTGGTGCGATGGCGAGGGGTGACCTATTTATACCGCCGAGCACGGCCCGCTATGTAATGATCAGCGATATTGACGATACCGTCATGTATACGGGTGTCGCTAACAAGATTAAGATGCTGTGGCGGTTGTTTGTTCAAGGGCCTCATAGTCGAGTGGCCTTTCCCGGCGTGGCAGCATTTTACAGAGCATTGCATAACGGTGTTGCCGGTACCGAGCAGAATCCAGTGTTGTACGTCTCTCGAGGACCATGGAGCCTTTATGAAGTCCTTGACGAGTTCTTTCACCTTCATGGTATTCCCATAGGGCCTATTCTATTCCTACGGGATTGGGGTTTTACTCCTAGGCACCCTTTTCCCCGTCGGAGGGAGGGCCACAAACTTGCCCTGATCCGGGATATGCTGGCGCTTTACCAGGAGCAACCTTTTATCCTCATTGGAGATAGCGGCCAGCGCGATCCAGAGATCTATAGCCAGATAGTCCAGGAACACCCTGGGCGTGTCTTGGCCATCTATATCCGCCATATTAGCCATCAACCAGAACGGCATCAAGAGATTGAGGCATTGGCCAAAGAAGTAGTTAATGCCGGTAGTACTTTATTGCTTGCCGCAGACAGCTTTGCCATGGCGGAGCATGCCGTTGAACATGGCCTTATCGCGCCGGAGGCCGTATCAGAGGTGATCAAGGAGCGTGAGCAACAGCAGGGCGAGCCGGATTTAAAGCCAACCCGAAAGATAAAGCGGAATTCCCAAAAGGCTTTAGAACGTGGCGAATTGGAAGAAACATTAGAGCAAGGGGACAGCCAAGACACACCACCGAATGTAGTGGTGGAATCTGAAGAAAGAGAGAGACGCTCGCACTAG
- a CDS encoding LysM peptidoglycan-binding domain-containing protein, whose product MAHSKHSIPSYARAIHRHSVYGRSRNYGQVWSTVIVLLLIVVLAGGAVWVYLSRQGEEVEVAREESEALVPQATAPEPTEPEPTEPLTQAEAPEPEAPEPIAKEEEAAPSEEEDEFAAILEELGIEEETAQPEEEAEPAEELALEDEVTAPPPPEPTEPPAREEEFEPAPEELGEPEPLEEEPEPLEEEVEELGEFEPLEEEEKLGEPEPPQKEPQFIEEPMEEEEVTPETVTVQRGDSLSLIAERVYGDAGKWRQIYEANQDKIEDPNQLLVGTQLTIPAPNE is encoded by the coding sequence ATGGCCCATTCTAAACACAGCATTCCTAGCTACGCCCGAGCGATACATAGGCACTCTGTCTATGGGCGATCTAGAAATTATGGACAGGTTTGGTCTACGGTTATTGTACTTTTATTGATCGTGGTACTAGCAGGAGGTGCAGTGTGGGTGTATCTCAGCCGTCAGGGTGAAGAAGTAGAGGTCGCTAGGGAGGAAAGTGAAGCCCTCGTTCCCCAAGCGACTGCCCCTGAGCCTACAGAGCCGGAACCCACCGAACCACTTACCCAAGCGGAAGCGCCTGAACCAGAAGCGCCTGAACCCATTGCTAAAGAAGAGGAAGCTGCTCCCAGCGAGGAAGAGGACGAGTTTGCCGCAATTTTGGAAGAACTAGGCATAGAAGAGGAGACCGCCCAACCTGAGGAAGAAGCAGAACCTGCTGAGGAATTGGCGTTGGAGGACGAAGTGACTGCCCCCCCTCCTCCTGAACCAACTGAACCCCCTGCAAGGGAGGAGGAATTTGAACCGGCACCGGAAGAATTAGGCGAACCTGAGCCATTGGAAGAGGAGCCTGAGCCACTAGAAGAGGAAGTGGAAGAATTAGGCGAATTTGAGCCATTAGAAGAGGAAGAAAAATTAGGTGAACCTGAACCGCCACAAAAAGAACCTCAATTTATAGAAGAGCCGATGGAAGAGGAAGAGGTTACCCCAGAGACAGTGACTGTTCAGCGTGGCGATTCTCTGTCGCTCATTGCCGAGCGTGTCTACGGTGATGCTGGTAAATGGCGTCAGATCTACGAAGCTAATCAGGACAAAATCGAAGATCCTAATCAATTACTTGTTGGAACCCAGCTGACTATTCCTGCTCCGAATGAGTAA